A part of Streptomyces sp. NBC_01497 genomic DNA contains:
- a CDS encoding DUF5955 family protein, with the protein MEQDRPGEECGAVGATGVRPEDSGDPRVAGLRAAVSRLRRELSAYPGEFRDRGVAEEELAALAAMVEGGTPEIARMRRSLLLIVGSIGSVSALGPALMAVRTGVEVFGSASPGQD; encoded by the coding sequence ATGGAGCAGGACCGGCCGGGCGAGGAGTGCGGAGCCGTGGGCGCCACCGGGGTGCGACCGGAGGATTCCGGGGACCCCCGGGTCGCGGGGCTGCGGGCGGCAGTGTCCCGGCTGCGACGCGAACTTTCCGCGTATCCGGGGGAGTTCAGGGACCGCGGGGTGGCCGAGGAGGAACTGGCGGCCCTGGCGGCCATGGTGGAGGGCGGTACGCCCGAAATCGCCAGGATGCGGCGGTCGCTGTTGCTGATCGTCGGTTCGATCGGTTCGGTCAGCGCTCTCGGCCCCGCGCTGATGGCCGTACGGACCGGGGTCGAGGTCTTCGGATCGGCGTCCCCCGGCCAGGACTGA